Proteins from a genomic interval of Trichocoleus desertorum ATA4-8-CV12:
- the rtcA gene encoding RNA 3'-phosphate cyclase, translating into MLKIDGSYGEGGGQILRTSLSLAAITGQPIRIDRIRAGRKKPGLAIQHLTAVRAAAKICRAELTGDAVGSTTLEFKPTISPQPGQYKFDVAETTRAGSAGAIMLILQTILLPLALSSGNSHVTLRGGTHVPWSPPATYIEQVYLPMVQQMGVQAEMQLQAWGWYPQGNGEVALEITESQTPLQGMEVLERGKLKQVQGLAVVTELPAHIPQRMASRAYNLLQQAQLRADVQPRRARGIAPGAGMFLTAEYQYSRAGFSGIGKVGLAAEKVAEMAVQEFLAFQATGAPIDVHLADQLLLPAALAAEPSQYRVAEVSLHLKTNAWVIEQFGLAKVAIAPDTQVVTITPNR; encoded by the coding sequence ATGTTGAAAATTGATGGTTCCTACGGTGAGGGAGGCGGCCAAATCCTCCGCACCAGCTTGAGTTTGGCGGCAATCACAGGGCAACCAATCCGGATCGATCGCATCCGTGCGGGGCGCAAGAAACCAGGATTAGCGATTCAACACCTCACCGCTGTTCGAGCCGCAGCCAAGATATGTCGAGCCGAGCTGACAGGAGATGCAGTTGGCTCCACGACGCTAGAATTTAAGCCCACCATTTCGCCACAACCAGGTCAGTACAAATTTGACGTAGCAGAAACCACTCGCGCAGGCTCGGCTGGAGCCATTATGTTGATTTTGCAAACGATTCTGCTGCCTTTGGCGCTCAGTTCCGGCAACTCCCACGTTACGCTTCGAGGCGGCACTCATGTTCCTTGGAGTCCTCCTGCCACCTACATCGAACAAGTCTACTTGCCAATGGTGCAGCAGATGGGGGTGCAAGCGGAGATGCAACTGCAAGCTTGGGGTTGGTATCCTCAGGGAAACGGCGAGGTAGCTCTAGAAATTACGGAGAGCCAAACGCCACTACAAGGCATGGAAGTATTAGAGCGAGGAAAACTGAAGCAGGTGCAGGGGTTGGCTGTAGTGACAGAGTTGCCCGCACATATCCCGCAGCGGATGGCGAGCCGAGCTTATAACCTCTTGCAGCAAGCTCAATTGCGAGCCGATGTGCAACCCCGACGGGCGCGAGGCATTGCTCCTGGGGCGGGGATGTTTCTCACGGCAGAATATCAGTACAGCCGCGCCGGGTTTAGTGGAATTGGCAAAGTGGGTTTGGCGGCAGAAAAAGTCGCAGAAATGGCCGTACAGGAGTTTCTAGCGTTTCAGGCGACAGGGGCACCGATCGATGTGCATTTGGCGGATCAGTTGTTGTTGCCTGCGGCTCTAGCGGCGGAACCAAGCCAATATCGAGTCGCAGAGGTGAGCTTGCACCTGAAGACTAACGCCTGGGTAATTGAGCAGTTTGGTTTGGCTAAGGTGGCGATCGCGCCTGACACTCAAGTTGTGACCATTACACCCAATCGTTAG
- a CDS encoding HAD family hydrolase, which yields MALKGVILDVDGTLVLSNDAHAQAWVEAFAASGYEVPFEKVRPLIGMGGDQIIPQMVSDLNNKEGVGKEISTRRKELILNKFGKQLDSANGSRDLVLKMQEQGLHLIIATSATKEELKILLKVAQVDDLLHEATASGDAEHSKPAPDIVEVALAKSQMAPEEVVMIGDTPYDIEAAGKAGVGVIAVRSGGFSDEQLVDAIAIYNDPADLLAHYDNSPLAQAA from the coding sequence GTGGCACTTAAAGGTGTAATTCTGGACGTAGATGGAACGCTAGTGTTGAGCAACGATGCTCATGCTCAGGCTTGGGTGGAAGCCTTTGCTGCTTCTGGTTATGAAGTTCCTTTTGAGAAAGTGCGGCCTTTGATTGGCATGGGTGGCGATCAAATCATTCCGCAGATGGTGTCCGATCTAAATAACAAAGAAGGGGTGGGAAAAGAGATTAGTACTCGCCGCAAAGAGCTGATTCTCAACAAATTTGGCAAGCAATTAGATTCCGCCAATGGTAGCCGAGACCTTGTTTTGAAGATGCAGGAACAAGGCCTACACCTGATTATTGCGACTTCCGCTACTAAGGAAGAACTGAAAATACTACTAAAAGTCGCTCAAGTAGATGATCTACTCCATGAAGCCACCGCCTCTGGGGATGCCGAACATTCCAAACCTGCGCCAGATATTGTGGAAGTAGCTCTAGCTAAAAGCCAAATGGCTCCAGAAGAAGTTGTGATGATAGGCGATACACCTTATGACATTGAGGCAGCAGGCAAAGCGGGAGTCGGGGTAATTGCGGTGCGTTCTGGTGGCTTCTCAGATGAGCAGCTAGTGGATGCGATCGCCATTTACAACGACCCAGCCGATCTCTTAGCTCACTATGACAATTCTCCTTTAGCTCAGGCAGCATAG
- a CDS encoding transposase, with amino-acid sequence MKTLKFKLYQHKRNRHLKRTINAAGVIYNHCIALHKRYYRMWSKHLSCAKLQSHISKLRKRKPFWQLVGSQAVQDVCQRIEKAYQLFFKHHKKGGRPPGFKKVRRYKSFTLKQAGYKFLGGNRVKIGERIYQYWNSREVEGKVKTLTIKRTALGELFMVVVVETESEPEAKSEPSRIAGFDFGLKSFLTGSEGFSIESPQFFKQSLAAIQKASRHHSRKCKGSHGREKARLNLVRKHEDIANRRRDWFWKLAHKLTEQFDVLYFETLNLKGMQRLWGRKVSDLGFREFLQILEWVATKKGKHVAYIDRWFPSSKACSKCGHVLESLELSTRQWRCPSCQSVNERDSNAAVNIKQVGISTWGLGDVSQAQPAIFA; translated from the coding sequence ATGAAGACATTGAAGTTTAAGCTCTATCAGCACAAGCGAAACCGCCATCTAAAGCGGACCATTAATGCTGCCGGAGTCATCTACAACCACTGCATTGCTCTCCACAAACGCTACTACCGGATGTGGAGTAAGCACTTGAGTTGTGCAAAACTTCAATCTCATATTTCTAAGCTACGGAAACGCAAACCTTTCTGGCAATTGGTTGGCTCTCAAGCTGTGCAGGATGTGTGCCAACGCATTGAGAAAGCATATCAACTGTTCTTTAAGCATCACAAAAAAGGAGGCAGGCCACCTGGTTTTAAGAAGGTGAGACGATACAAGTCGTTCACCCTGAAACAGGCAGGGTACAAATTCCTGGGGGGTAATCGCGTCAAGATTGGAGAGCGGATTTATCAGTATTGGAACTCCAGAGAGGTCGAGGGCAAAGTCAAGACTCTGACCATCAAGCGCACTGCGTTAGGGGAGTTGTTTATGGTGGTTGTGGTTGAGACTGAATCTGAGCCAGAAGCAAAGTCCGAGCCGAGTAGAATCGCTGGATTTGACTTCGGGCTGAAGTCGTTTCTCACTGGCTCTGAAGGCTTCAGTATTGAGTCTCCGCAGTTCTTCAAGCAGTCACTTGCTGCCATCCAAAAAGCCAGTCGTCACCATTCCCGTAAATGCAAAGGCTCTCACGGTCGCGAAAAGGCTCGGTTGAACCTCGTTCGCAAGCATGAGGACATTGCCAATCGCAGACGGGACTGGTTCTGGAAGTTGGCACACAAGCTGACTGAACAATTCGATGTGCTGTACTTCGAGACACTGAACCTGAAGGGAATGCAGCGTCTCTGGGGTCGAAAGGTGAGTGATTTAGGGTTCCGTGAATTTCTGCAAATTCTCGAATGGGTCGCCACTAAAAAGGGTAAGCACGTCGCCTACATTGATCGTTGGTTCCCCAGTTCTAAGGCTTGCTCAAAATGTGGGCACGTTTTGGAATCCCTGGAGCTATCAACCAGACAATGGCGCTGCCCCTCTTGTCAGTCAGTGAATGAGCGAGATAGCAACGCCGCTGTGAATATCAAACAGGTTGGGATCTCAACCTGGGGATTAGGAGATGTCAGTCAGGCTCAGCCTGCAATCTTTGCCTGA
- a CDS encoding IS4 family transposase has translation MHQVTLLRDALRPHLTWHGARLSFLAAFLIALLRVKTINFAELATAFSSNAQTDSHYKRLQRFFRHYAIDYAEIAQAVMALMAIPEPWVLSLDRTQWQFGEHTFNILMLGVVHEGVAFPVVWCLLDKPGNSNTDERIKLFNQFLERFGERSLACLTADREFIGQDWFRYLLQEPRTPFRIRICHNHILGKGRQRLKVSSVFQALQPGQQQVLRHKRRLWGHWLYIAALRLEDGTLLVVATQSAPKSAITDYAKRWGIETLFGSFKSRGFCLESTHLSDGERLNKLLALLSLALCWVFLTGEWLHQLKPLVVKKHGRRAKSLFRYGFDYLRNIVLNLEQKGDQFSKALQFLSRT, from the coding sequence ATGCATCAGGTTACTTTACTTCGAGATGCCTTGCGTCCCCACCTCACTTGGCATGGAGCTAGACTGAGTTTTCTGGCCGCTTTCCTGATCGCTCTGCTGCGAGTTAAAACCATCAACTTTGCTGAACTCGCCACAGCCTTCAGTAGCAATGCTCAAACTGATTCCCACTACAAACGACTCCAGCGGTTTTTTCGCCACTATGCCATCGATTATGCTGAGATCGCCCAGGCAGTGATGGCTCTGATGGCGATTCCGGAACCGTGGGTGCTCTCCCTCGACCGGACGCAGTGGCAATTTGGGGAGCACACCTTCAACATTCTGATGCTGGGTGTGGTGCATGAAGGTGTTGCCTTTCCTGTCGTCTGGTGCCTCCTCGACAAACCCGGCAATTCCAACACCGATGAACGCATCAAGTTGTTCAACCAGTTTCTAGAGCGCTTTGGAGAGCGATCGCTGGCCTGTTTGACTGCCGACCGAGAGTTCATCGGCCAAGACTGGTTCCGCTACTTGCTGCAAGAGCCACGAACTCCCTTCCGCATCCGCATCTGCCACAATCACATCTTGGGCAAGGGTCGTCAACGTCTGAAGGTCAGCAGCGTCTTTCAAGCACTTCAGCCTGGACAGCAACAGGTGCTCCGACACAAACGACGATTGTGGGGACATTGGCTCTACATCGCGGCGTTGCGCTTGGAAGATGGCACCCTGCTTGTGGTTGCAACTCAGAGTGCTCCTAAGTCTGCAATTACAGATTATGCCAAGCGCTGGGGGATTGAAACCCTGTTTGGCAGCTTCAAAAGCCGGGGGTTCTGCTTGGAATCGACCCATCTAAGCGATGGGGAGCGACTCAATAAACTGCTGGCGCTGCTTTCCTTAGCCCTTTGCTGGGTCTTTCTGACTGGGGAGTGGTTGCATCAGCTCAAGCCGTTGGTGGTGAAGAAGCATGGGCGCAGAGCCAAGAGTTTATTTCGCTATGGATTTGACTATCTGCGTAACATCGTCCTCAACTTGGAACAGAAAGGAGATCAGTTTTCCAAGGCTCTACAGTTTTTGTCCCGTACCTAG